From Oncorhynchus keta strain PuntledgeMale-10-30-2019 chromosome 8, Oket_V2, whole genome shotgun sequence:
tagcagtgtgtagtaataataatagtaattgtgggtgcttatatttgtcctatttcaaaCAAGTACAAGTGTTTATTAATACGCATTTGTGACTTAGATATATATTTTTGCATATCCCCTTGGAGTGGGGTATCTGCCATTATCAACGGAGACCATGgcgcaattagggttaagttccttgctcaagggcacatacaCAGATtgttcaccttgtcggctcaggtattcaaacctttcggttacaggccCAACACTTTGACCGATAGGCTATAaccgctgtgtgtttgtgtgtgggtgttgtaATGTAGTGGTAAAAAAAAAGTAGGTGGGTTAACGCTGATCACCGTACAGGGTGAATCAACTAACACTCCCTATACTTGGTGATGATATTTATTAACAATAATTTTGATCCAATTAAGCAAACTGTACAAAACAGATCCGAAAGGTAGAAGGATtcttttaaatatgttattggaccataaacagatttggctcattaatctatacagtccaaataatgatgatcgAAGCTTCTTAAAAATTAATGCATCAAGCCTACATGCAATACAAGCGTCTGTTATTATGGTGGGAGACTATAATACGGTTTTAAATACTTTAATGGGctgtaaaggaaatcacactacaaacgaTTACCCTCATgtacttaaggaaatcacaaaaTACCATGGATATATAGgaactagtggatatatggaggctttaatatcctgacctacactaccagtcaaaagttgacacacttactcattcaagggtttttctttatttttttactattttctacactgtagaataatagcgaagacatcaaaactatgaaataacacatagtaaccaaaagtgttaaacaaatctaaatagattttatatttgagattcttcaaagcagccacccttgccttgatgacagctttgcactctcttggcattctctcaaccagcttcatgaggaatgcttttccaactgtcttgaaggagttcccacatatgctgagcacttgttggctgcttttccttcattctgcgatccaactcatcgcagaccatctcagttgggttgaggttaggtgattggaggccaggtcatctgatgcaccactcaattactctccttcttagtcaaataggccttacacagcctggaggtgtgttttgggtcagtGTCCTGTCTTTTAAAAAATGACAGCCCCACtaagatgggatggcgtatcgctgcaaaatgctgcggtatccatgctggttaagtgaattctaaatatatcactgacagtgtcgccatcacacctcctcctccatgctccacggtgggaaccacacatgcagagatcatccgttcacctactctgcatctcacaaagacacggcggttggaaacaaaaatgtcaaatttggactcatcagaccaaaggacagatttcccccggtctaacgtccattgctcgtgtttcttggcccaagcaagtctcttcttattattggtgttctttagtagtggtttctttgcagcaattggaccatgatggcctgattcacacattctcctctgaacagttgatgttgatgtgtctgttacttgaactctgtgaagcttttatttgactgaccttcatgttttaaaataatgatggactgttgtttctctttgcttgtttgagctgttcttgccatattatggacttggtatttaaccaaatagggctatcttctgtataccaccttgtcacaacacaactgattggctcaaacgcattaaggaaaaaaattccacaaattaacttttaaataGGCACACgtattaatttaaatgcattgcaggtgacttacctcatgaagctggctgagaaaatgccaagagtgtgcaaagctgtcatctaggcaaagggtggctactttgaataatctaaaatatattttaatttgtttaacactttcttggttactacatgattccatatgtgttatttcaaagttttgatgtcttcactattattctacaatgtagaaaatagtcaaaagaaagaaaaacccttgaacgagtaggtgtgaccaaactttttactggtactctatatacaaaataaaatatttgggggaattggaaatgatgcaggcaattacattgatagaagccacaatctatctgcaatattaaagatAATCTACCCActaaattgaaataaataaacactCCCTATACTTTCAATgtatttttccaaaaatggtgGGTAAACCCCCGCGCCAAAAAAAAGGTGTGTGAactccatttaccctccactacatcacTGTGCATATTACTAACCTATGGCTGCGTGGCAAGCTGGGGAAGGCCAGGGTACTGAGGCCTACAGGACACTGTGGCCGGGCAGCATTGAGCTCCTGTCGCAGTGCCTCCAGATGGCGGAGGGTGGGAGCGCGGAGCAGGCCCTCTCCAGTACGCCACAGCAGAGTGGCTCCACACAGGTCCACCAGAGAACCATCACGAAGTGCACTGCTTTCTCCCTCCGCCTGAGGGAAAATACCTTTTATTTagcttggcaagtcagttaagaacacgtccttattttcaatgactgcctaggaactgtgggttaactgccttgttcaggggcagaacaacagattttcaccttgtcagcccAGGGGATTCAATCTCGCAACCGCACAGTtaattagtccaacgctctaaccattgcactccacaggtagcctgcctgttacgcaaatgcagtagaagccaaggtaaattgctagctagcattaaacttatcttataagaACAAGccatcataatcactagttataactactgatccagtttagcaggcaatattaagcaggtgaaattgtgtcatttctcttgcgttcattgcacgcagagtcagggtatatgcaacagttagcaactggaacgagctgcaacaaacactcataCTGGACAGACAGTATtgtctcaatctcttcattcaaagactcaatcatggacactcttactgacagttctattgttgtctctaccttctgcCCTTTGTGCtattgtctgtgcccaataatgtttgtaccatgttttatgctgctaccatgttgttatgttgttgttatgttgtgttgctaccttgctatgttgtcgtctaaggtctctctttatgtagtgttgtatctcttgtcgtgatgtgtgttttgtcctatatttatattgtattttttattatcccaggcccccgtccacacaggaggccttttgccttttgctaggccatcattgtaaataagaatttgttcttaacttcttcgagatagggggcgctcttttaatttttggataaaaaacgttcccgttttaaacaagatattttgtcacgaaaagatgctcaactatgcatgtaattgacagccttggaaagacaaaactctgacgtttccaaaactgcaaagattttATCTGTGAGTGCctcagaactaatgctacaggcgaaaccaagatgaaatttcatacaggaaatggtccagattttgaatgccctgtgttccaatgtctccttatatggctgtgaatgcgccaggaatgagcctgcacattctgtcgtttccccaaggtgtctgcagcattgtgacgtatttgtaggcatatcattggaagattgaccataagagactacatttaccaggtgtccacccggtgtcctccgtcgaaattattgcgtaatctccaggtccatgcgcgttccattttcttcagaggagaaagtcaactgccacgaatgatttatcatcgatagatatgtgaacaacaccttgaggattgattctaaacaacgtttgccatgtttctgtcgatattatggagttaatttgggaaaaagtttgcgttgtaatgacttcaTTTTCaggttttttcttacccaaacgtgatgaacaaaacggaacgatttgtcctacacaaataatatttttggaaaaactgaacatttgctatctaactgagagtctcctcattgaaaacatctgaagttcttcaaaggtacataatatgattttatttgaatgcttttcttgtttttgtgaaaatgttgcatgctgaatgctaggcttaatggtatgctagctatcaatactcttacacaaatgcttgtttagctatggttcaaaagcatattttgaaaatctgagatgacagtgttgttaacaaaaggctaagcttgagagctaatatatttatttcatttaatttgcgattttcattaatagttaacgttgcgttatggtaatgagcttgaggctataaataggatcccggatacaggattgctcgtcgcaacaggttaactgacttgcctagttaaataaaggttaaatacattttttttaaagagtctagctagctacctttTCAGATATTACAACTTTCAAATTTGGTTAGAAAATCGAACCTGGtaggttagctacctgcagattcatgcagggtagtaatgtcacgagttgggattatggtccattgtttagctattacatttacatttaagtcatttagcagacgctcttatccagagcgacttacaaatctagctacatgtctaaaaactccactatgcaagtaactattTCCATAGAATGTTTATGATGTTACTGCAACAATTGtcgatagacgtagctggtaaatttgttctggccatctactccgatttcagaacactctcgtctgagtgtgccagagtgcagaataactgatgaatttacgaatgcCCAACAACAATATGGCcgggtgtcagtaaacgttggcaaaaaaaagCGTAactaaattgttgccagcagcacagttgcagtcaccaacactctggataagaTAAAAAAACAGCCTAAGCAGATCTGCTAgtgcgagtaaaatggtcagagatgggtggggctaaagcttaagagtgTGTTAACGATGCTAAATGGGTGTAAACAAAGAAGAGCTcgccagtaggtaccaaaacactCAAGGGCCATTtactcaaaagtgaggttacaagtttaatcaactttcaaagcagaattactttcccattgtttctcaactgtagtgtatgatataccattttgtagctctaaatctctacttttatccaatgtaaaaaacacaatttcaaatttcgCTACATGAGACCGAATCGAGCCGGTGGGTCacatatatggaatagggtgccatttggggcagaGTTCTGGTTGTGCCTCTTGTGGCTTAAGTACTGACCAGTTTTCCTCGGCTGGGTCCGGAGCGTGTCTCTCGGAGGGCGTAAACGTCCCCACATACAGAGATCTCCCTCCATAGACCCTGTCTGCTGTCCTCAGGGAAGCCCTCAGGGTGCATCACCAGCACCCCGTTGGTGGTCAAACCATCCATGTGGCCATCCGGGTTCTTCCACTTAGTGGCTTTCTCctgaaggaggaggagatgatgaagaagaagaagaagaaaaggaaGAAAATTGAGAGAACAGAAGCTTGGTTATTTGTATGTATTGCATTCAGTAGGCACCCAGAGGGAGAAAACATAGGTAGGTACTGTCGGCACCTGTCCAATAGGAACACACTTGTTTGTGCCTATTGAATTTGGCCATAACGAAGTGTGATTCTTCTCCAACTCATTTTCAACTGACATCCAACTGTCTGGCctagcgatggtgggtttgtgcccatacaGCTCTCCATTTGGTCTCTCTATCGAGCCTGTGCTACACACTAACCCCTAGGAAGATGTTTTTGGAGGAGTCGAAGCCAGCGGCATAGATGCGTGCAGTGTAGGGGGGGTTGCGTTCACACACCACCCTGCAGGCGAAGCGGGAGATGGTGCTGGGGGCCACAGAGGGGTCCtcaccctccttcccctctcctgaAGTGTCCGTCACAACAAAGTCTATTGGACTTTCTGTGGAGCGCCCAATCTGCAGGGAAACGAGTGAGACGGAGAGAAACATTATATGGGATCTTTATTGTGTTCAGAACAGGGTTCGATTGGAAAGCAATTTTAAGGCCCTTTGCTCTACTAGTAGCTAAAAGTAATATTTTATGTCAAGTCATGACTTTCGTTTTATTGATGATTTGAGCTTTTCTTTAGCTTGTTAATTATTCCAGGACTTGAAGGATCCTTTTGTGCTTATGACTTACCAAAACTTTATCTTTCACACAAAAATAGCAGTAACATCCAGCAACATTTATTTTCAAGCTGTGTGTAGTTACTCATATTAAATTAACCACCTGTGATAAAACACTTAAGATACAAGTAcatgtatttatagttctacaCCCCTCTCCATGCTTTGAATGTATCTGGGTCCCTATTCTCAGCTGGCCACCAACAGACATCTTTTCAGAACTGAATCTTCATCACGTTCCCCTGCGGTTGTAATGTGTGATGTGGTTCTTTCAGTACAGTAAGGGGTTTGGTGTGGGATTGCCAAGCCCATTGATGGTTCAGAGTATACCCAGCATCCGAGTCAAAATTAAGCATCCAATAGAAACTTTGGAGGACGTGGTATACACATAGCAGAAGCAATAAATAATAACCAAGTCCTTCAGTTATCTATTCAAAAAGGGAAAGTGGTAGCAACACCTCTTTCTGTTCTTCCTGGTTATGGAAGACAAAGAACTCAGTGTTCTCTAGATAAGCTGGCATCATTCTGGTATTTAGCCTAAATTAAACCCTTGATGTGGTGTTTACCTGGAACATGTCAGTGTCGTTGTCGTGGCAGTACTCCACCACCACTGTCTGGTTgcgggacagagtgaaggagatGCTGTGCTGCCCTCTGCTGTGGACTGCCTGCAATCACACACGGACACAGACACAGCATTAATCCTTTTACCCTGTCCACTCTTACTGTAGGTTACCATGAGAACAGAATTTCCCACCATAGGAAGACTAtggtaacatcacacacacaccttgctgtCGTGTGGTGTATTGAGGATGTGAACAGTACTGGGTTTGACTCCGTTGGCCTTGGTCCTCCGGTACAGAGCGAAGCggctcttcctcctccccctgtccccacTGGGCAGAGAACCATTGTACCTACAGAGAACACAAAAACAAGTACACAGAGAGGCTACATAATTAGCGAAAGGGAATACCCCATGTATCCCATTCACCTCATGTGATCATTGAAGACAGTTGATATCGCAAATCAATACTGATCATTAGGCTCTTTTGTTTTGGCAGTTGGATGCCTGTCGGCATACTTTGCCACATAATTAAACATCCCTTTTATTATGCTAGCCTATCACACCCACCACTCATTCCTCACAGACAACTAATGTATTGTACAACTGCCTGCTCATCCATTGGTAAGTACA
This genomic window contains:
- the LOC118371784 gene encoding E3 ubiquitin-protein ligase pellino homolog 2-like isoform X2, translated to MNSPNQDEDDVPVKDPAKYGELVILGYNGSLPSGDRGRRKSRFALYRRTKANGVKPSTVHILNTPHDSKAVHSRGQHSISFTLSRNQTVVVEYCHDNDTDMFQIGRSTESPIDFVVTDTSGEGKEGEDPSVAPSTISRFACRVVCERNPPYTARIYAAGFDSSKNIFLGEKATKWKNPDGHMDGLTTNGVLVMHPEGFPEDSRQGLWREISVCGDVYALRETRSGPSRGKLAEGESSALRDGSLVDLCGATLLWRTGEGLLRAPTLRHLEALRQELNAARPQCPVGLSTLAFPSLPRSHSLEERQPWVYLTCGHVHGHHDWGQRPERREEGGEEGEEGITTVRRECPLCRSVGPYVPLWLGCEPAVYVDAGAPTYAFVPCGHVCSERTAKYWADTPLPHGTHAFRPTCPFCSAPLSSTPQGWTRLIFQGPID
- the LOC118371784 gene encoding E3 ubiquitin-protein ligase pellino homolog 2-like isoform X1 gives rise to the protein MTSLAWLVIWTALQDGDGDSPKGIRQGYNGSLPSGDRGRRKSRFALYRRTKANGVKPSTVHILNTPHDSKAVHSRGQHSISFTLSRNQTVVVEYCHDNDTDMFQIGRSTESPIDFVVTDTSGEGKEGEDPSVAPSTISRFACRVVCERNPPYTARIYAAGFDSSKNIFLGEKATKWKNPDGHMDGLTTNGVLVMHPEGFPEDSRQGLWREISVCGDVYALRETRSGPSRGKLAEGESSALRDGSLVDLCGATLLWRTGEGLLRAPTLRHLEALRQELNAARPQCPVGLSTLAFPSLPRSHSLEERQPWVYLTCGHVHGHHDWGQRPERREEGGEEGEEGITTVRRECPLCRSVGPYVPLWLGCEPAVYVDAGAPTYAFVPCGHVCSERTAKYWADTPLPHGTHAFRPTCPFCSAPLSSTPQGWTRLIFQGPID